The following proteins are co-located in the Canis aureus isolate CA01 chromosome X, VMU_Caureus_v.1.0, whole genome shotgun sequence genome:
- the TCEAL7 gene encoding transcription elongation factor A protein-like 7, translating into MQKPCKENEGKPKCSVPKREEERPYGEFERQQTEGNFRQRLLQSLEEFKEDIDYRHFKDEEMTREGDEMERCLEEIRGLRKKFRALHSNHSHSRDRPYPF; encoded by the coding sequence ATGCAAAAACCctgcaaagaaaatgaaggaaagccCAAGTGCAGCGTgccaaagagagaggaagaacgCCCCTATGGGGAATTTGAACGTCAGCAAACAGAAGGGAATTTTAGGCAAAGGCTGCTTCAGTCTCTCGAGGAATTTAAAGAGGACATAGACTATAGGCACTTTAAGGATGAAGAAATGACAAGGGAGGGAGATGAGATGGAAAGGTGTTTGGAAGAGATAAGGGGTCTGAGAAAGAAATTTAGGGCTCTGCATTCTAACCATAGTCATTCTCGGGACCGTCCTTACCCCTTTTAA